Proteins encoded by one window of Streptomyces sp. NBC_01571:
- a CDS encoding glutaredoxin domain-containing protein: MTEESDGVVMYWRPGCVFCMNLRLSLLFTRLRYTKRNIWRDKDAAAFVRSVADGNETVPTVTVAGHAMVNPSKRQLLDAVREYAPHLLSS, translated from the coding sequence ATGACCGAGGAAAGCGACGGCGTCGTGATGTACTGGCGGCCCGGCTGCGTGTTCTGCATGAACCTGCGGCTGAGCCTGCTCTTCACGCGCCTGCGTTACACCAAGCGGAACATCTGGCGAGACAAGGACGCAGCGGCGTTCGTCCGCTCCGTCGCGGACGGAAACGAGACGGTGCCCACCGTCACCGTCGCCGGGCACGCCATGGTCAACCCGTCGAAGCGACAACTGCTGGATGCGGTCCGCGAGTACGCGCCGCACCTACTCTCGTCCTGA
- a CDS encoding glycosyltransferase family A protein, whose amino-acid sequence MHQTLTSDSLSCLELPTYVSMIMRTSPMISVIVAAHDLQGQLESCLRSILNQSFRDLEVVAVLDQSPECPANVVDDYAQRDGRVSVVRLKGVVGIGRIRNAGAEHAAGDYLLFLDSDHIVRDTTLQAMADQLQATDEPDVLLFGHTRLHHRRSWHGAAAELIAQQGRESFAPIDLPELFGAPAYSWDRLFRRDMWTRQHLSFPDGLYEEVSAVHRAMLAADRIGVLKWNCVQIRRRLTQHPADAPGGTHFDVFARYEESFGLLQERTALDALTPFLFTRMIRHYLFLLNLEGCLSHAERPQFFQRASEHYRRFLPDGYERPDGREGVKFQLVASGMYSAFEAARLPQLARGFVSRGATVRGG is encoded by the coding sequence GTGCACCAGACCCTCACGTCCGATAGCTTGTCATGCCTTGAGCTGCCGACCTATGTTTCGATGATCATGCGCACATCCCCAATGATCAGCGTCATAGTCGCCGCTCACGACCTGCAGGGTCAGCTGGAGAGCTGCCTGCGTTCGATCCTGAACCAGTCCTTCCGGGATCTGGAGGTCGTCGCGGTCCTGGACCAGTCGCCTGAGTGCCCTGCGAACGTGGTGGATGACTACGCTCAGCGTGACGGGCGCGTGTCCGTCGTGCGCTTGAAGGGTGTCGTCGGCATCGGCCGGATACGCAACGCAGGCGCGGAGCACGCCGCCGGTGATTACCTGCTGTTCCTGGACAGCGATCACATCGTCAGGGATACAACACTTCAGGCCATGGCCGACCAGCTGCAAGCTACAGACGAGCCGGACGTTCTTCTCTTCGGGCATACGCGTCTGCATCACCGTCGCTCCTGGCACGGTGCCGCCGCCGAGCTGATTGCCCAGCAGGGGCGTGAGTCCTTCGCCCCGATCGATCTGCCTGAGTTGTTCGGTGCCCCCGCCTACTCCTGGGACCGCTTGTTCCGCCGCGACATGTGGACCCGGCAGCACCTCTCATTTCCCGACGGTCTCTACGAGGAGGTCTCGGCCGTCCACCGCGCCATGCTCGCCGCTGACCGGATCGGCGTTCTGAAATGGAACTGCGTGCAAATCCGCCGCCGGCTCACCCAACACCCCGCAGACGCGCCAGGCGGCACCCACTTCGACGTCTTCGCCAGGTACGAAGAGAGCTTCGGTCTGCTGCAGGAGCGCACCGCCCTGGACGCTCTGACTCCCTTTCTCTTCACTCGCATGATTCGTCACTACCTCTTCCTTCTCAATCTTGAGGGGTGCCTCTCCCACGCCGAGCGCCCGCAGTTCTTCCAACGCGCCAGCGAGCACTACCGCCGATTCCTCCCCGACGGCTACGAGCGCCCCGATGGCCGCGAGGGCGTCAAGTTCCAACTCGTCGCGAGCGGGATGTACAGCGCTTTCGAGGCCGCCAGGCTCCCTCAGCTCGCACGCGGCTTCGTCTCCCGGGGCGCCACCGTCCGCGGAGGGTAG
- a CDS encoding Lsr2 family protein translates to MAQKIVTVYTDDLTGAETDEVRTHTFSLDGVSYEIDLVSDNYDKLFEAFAPFIEKGRKTGRASGVGRARKAPVDGPSSEELRTWARANNYEVNDRGRVPASIHEAYRKAH, encoded by the coding sequence ATGGCTCAGAAAATTGTTACCGTTTACACGGATGACCTCACGGGCGCAGAAACTGACGAGGTGCGTACGCACACCTTTTCCCTCGACGGCGTGAGTTATGAGATCGACTTGGTCTCGGACAACTATGACAAGCTATTCGAGGCGTTTGCCCCCTTCATCGAGAAGGGCCGTAAGACCGGTCGGGCGAGCGGAGTCGGTCGAGCACGCAAGGCGCCGGTCGACGGGCCGAGCTCTGAGGAGCTCCGGACCTGGGCCAGAGCCAACAATTACGAGGTCAACGACCGCGGCCGTGTCCCGGCCAGCATCCACGAGGCTTACCGCAAAGCCCACTGA
- a CDS encoding DUF6192 family protein yields MEAISEENEVVGAVSRSRYVQIVAELRGVRGQQTQGQFTIGDRALEIEPIRSCSGQATDATRPVAQSLARLAEDLGLPVTTIQQARWTASRWPADQRRKTESFTVHRVLAGIDDEQERFAAIDELPDGKTHWTTDDATQRIRTQGKNTSRPTGDKHRHHSPARS; encoded by the coding sequence GTGGAAGCCATATCCGAGGAGAACGAGGTGGTCGGAGCGGTCAGCCGGTCCCGCTACGTGCAGATCGTTGCCGAGCTGCGCGGCGTGAGAGGACAACAGACACAAGGGCAGTTCACGATCGGTGACCGGGCTCTGGAGATCGAACCGATACGGTCCTGCAGCGGCCAGGCCACAGACGCCACACGGCCGGTGGCACAGTCCCTGGCCCGGCTGGCCGAGGACCTCGGCCTGCCCGTGACCACCATCCAGCAGGCGCGCTGGACCGCCTCACGCTGGCCGGCCGACCAACGCCGGAAAACAGAGTCGTTCACCGTCCACCGCGTGCTGGCCGGCATCGACGACGAACAGGAACGGTTCGCCGCGATCGACGAGCTCCCGGACGGCAAGACCCACTGGACCACGGACGACGCCACACAGCGGATCAGAACCCAGGGGAAAAACACCAGCCGCCCAACAGGGGACAAGCACCGTCATCACTCCCCGGCCCGGAGCTGA
- a CDS encoding SMI1/KNR4 family protein — protein sequence MGERTAWRPFLEQWSAEWIAGHDPDKDASLALEVVRDAWLGFAPASEAEVAAAEARLGRRLPPSLREFLLVTNGWRDAGNFIYRMAGAAQLEWLRDTDDRTWIEVWEDLAEDDVEEDEDGEEAFGVQEAKVLARCLRLSLEGDAAVMLLDPDDVDVDGEWAAYWLASWSGEGPERYGSFHGLMRRQWVSFHALRRPPGATRDHWDAEGERARCEALAGAVDGPLSVFAQAHEYGRERADVLSMQMKAMLGDWRGHIASLMWYRPGNDDLLLSPLFAAELLPLLVRQDQLAHPHDLRPLPRLKEHAPAPVRALVADYEARTAEPGFRLTFGGPEFDAAVHAVADRLAGQPAFQAPTSRRSVRDRSSSPCSGGGPRPQPDPMSDPAKVRTARAGLCDEAWPELRAALRLWHPVCEDHIAPISLFADPVLAQLITPDRGREILATPRGTGPGVP from the coding sequence ATGGGTGAGCGTACGGCGTGGCGGCCGTTTCTGGAGCAGTGGAGCGCGGAGTGGATCGCGGGGCACGACCCGGACAAGGACGCATCGCTCGCGCTGGAGGTCGTGCGGGACGCCTGGCTCGGGTTCGCGCCGGCCAGTGAGGCCGAGGTCGCTGCGGCCGAGGCCCGGCTGGGGCGCCGGCTGCCGCCTTCGCTTCGGGAGTTCCTGCTGGTCACCAACGGGTGGCGGGACGCGGGCAACTTCATCTACCGGATGGCGGGCGCCGCGCAGCTGGAATGGCTGCGGGACACCGACGACCGCACCTGGATCGAGGTCTGGGAAGACCTCGCGGAGGACGATGTCGAAGAGGACGAGGACGGTGAGGAGGCGTTCGGCGTTCAGGAGGCGAAGGTCCTGGCGCGCTGCCTGCGCCTGTCCCTTGAAGGTGACGCGGCGGTCATGCTGCTCGACCCCGACGACGTGGACGTAGACGGCGAGTGGGCGGCGTACTGGCTCGCCTCCTGGTCCGGGGAGGGACCGGAGCGGTACGGCTCTTTCCACGGCCTCATGCGCCGACAGTGGGTGTCCTTCCACGCCCTGCGCAGGCCGCCGGGCGCCACCCGGGACCACTGGGACGCGGAGGGCGAGCGGGCCCGATGCGAGGCGCTGGCCGGGGCGGTCGACGGACCGCTGTCGGTGTTCGCCCAAGCGCACGAGTACGGGCGGGAGCGGGCCGACGTGCTGAGCATGCAGATGAAGGCGATGCTCGGCGACTGGCGCGGCCACATCGCGAGCCTGATGTGGTATCGCCCGGGCAACGACGACCTCCTGCTCAGCCCGCTCTTCGCCGCGGAACTCCTACCGCTCCTGGTCCGGCAGGACCAGCTCGCGCACCCCCACGACCTGCGGCCCCTGCCGCGGCTCAAGGAGCACGCGCCCGCACCTGTGCGAGCGCTCGTCGCCGACTACGAGGCCCGGACGGCCGAGCCGGGCTTCCGGCTCACCTTCGGCGGACCCGAGTTCGACGCGGCCGTGCACGCCGTCGCCGACCGCCTCGCCGGGCAACCGGCCTTTCAGGCTCCGACGAGCCGCCGATCCGTACGGGACCGATCGTCGTCACCCTGTTCGGGTGGCGGCCCGCGGCCCCAACCCGACCCAATGTCCGACCCCGCCAAGGTCCGCACGGCCCGCGCGGGCCTGTGTGACGAAGCCTGGCCCGAACTCCGTGCAGCGCTACGCCTGTGGCACCCGGTGTGCGAGGACCATATTGCCCCGATATCCCTGTTCGCCGACCCGGTCCTGGCCCAGCTGATCACCCCGGACCGCGGCCGCGAGATCCTGGCCACGCCCCGAGGTACGGGCCCCGGTGTCCCGTAG